cttaaatattaaaatggaaGCCCTCGGCTTGGTCCAACCTGACACTGTGGTTACTCCAAAAAGGTGAAAAGTGCAATAGGAGCAATAGCTATAGCCACTCGTTGAGTGACATTTAGCATGTGCGCACCGTGGTTACCCGCTGAGTGACCCTTCACCTCAGTGTGTCCCAAACGTGATACCCAATCACAGAGGCTGCCCACCTtcccaaatgtgtgtgtatttaggaCCACCGGCCACTTCTTGATGAGGTGAGAATGAGCCCACCACCCACACGGCTAATAACAGTGAGCCCTGTGGAACTCCTCTCATTCCCAGACCATAAATACAAAAAGTCCCTCAGACAGCcttacacacattctcacataGCCGTTTATGCTATCGCAGCAGCCCCCCGGACACAGTTTCTGCCTGATGGTAAAACTTTAGGTAGTAACCCCTGGAATGTGATAGAACatgcatgttgtgtgtgtggagagcaGCGACCTTTGGCCGCATGTCACTCAAGTCATTGTACACTGCAAGCACTTGGCTAGTGCAATACAGAAACTGCAGTGCTAGATCTGAAACCATCCACTTATTCACAAATCAGATCTTTCTGCTAAATCTGAGATGCAAAGGAAAAGGTAACGCTTATGTATAAACTGCAACAGCACCAACTACTGTCAGAATGAGTCTAAACCAACGTGTTCACTTTGTGTCCGCTGCAGACTAAAcatcagtgctgttatttttgGGCACTCAGCTGTAGCAGCGTGGTGAATACACTGAGCTGTGAGGGTGAACACACATGTGGAACTAAAAACAAGGATAAGGTTTCACAGAGAGTGAACCCATTGGTAGTCACCACATCACTTTGGTTCTCATTTGCTTACAGTTGAACTTTTTCACATTGTTCAACCTGCCTACGCTGCGACTCTAATAATAGCTCCACCCTGTGTCACAGTAGGTTGCCAGATATCACTGAAAAACGCAGGGTTAACCTATAAAATGTTCATTGGCACTACAGCCCTAGGAGGATGAACACTAGGTATAGGAGTCAAAAAAGCTTGAATGTGCACTGGTACTGCCCGTGTTTagcaaaataaacacagcttaAATTGGTTTCAAATataggggtggacaaatcagtagcccagaTGCCCtggacaagtaggttcaacaaccagaaaactGGTTATTATTGACTTTATTATTGACACATTATTGACTTTcgcaaaacaaaagttttcatttggtataCAGATACGTTCGAACGTAACACGTCACAATGGTGCAACACATGTCAATGCTACTCTATTAATgcactagctaactagctcaccacatgttattacattatgtgACTGGGCATCACACTGGCACTTTCCCTTGCATGATTTGTCCAATCTTAAAATAATCTGTACCCAATCTGAATCAATTACCACTCGCCTGTCAATCATCTGATCAGTTTTAACAGTTTGTCTAATAGCAAGCAAGCTCTTCACCTCCCAGATATCAAGACAACCTACTAAATGTGATGTAGCACAGTTTTGCTCCTCCCAATCACCTACGCCATTGACGGCAGGTCACGTGAGGTTATAAGATTGTGCCATGTGTTGCTCTTCTTTTCACTGAAATCAAACAGCAGGAGAaagtgggtgtgtgttgtgggggGGTACTTAATCACACACCACGTCTTTTCAAAAGAAGGTAGGCCAGAAGTTTAACTTTAAATTTGCAGTGatgaaaaatcaataaaaaggtAATTGCTTGGCTTATCACCGTGCTGGGGAACAAATTGGGAGGAGAGGACAAGCGCCGTGTAGATTTCGTCGCAGcacaatgtgcttttttttcccccctttcctTCCTGGGTTCAGCAAGCCAGGAGCAGGAAAAGGTCCCCGCGTGATAATTAAATCTTCCCGCACTGATTTTCCGCCAAATTTATTTCCCCTGGGTCCCCAACTCTGATTCAGTGCTTACAGGCCAGGCATAACTAATCGCTTCAGTGTGGGGGACTGTGGACAGGCACAGGGGACACAGCAATTCCAGTTACAAAGGGACGAAATGTGGCGGCCTTGCAAGGACAAAACTAGCCtagtaaattataaaatatggaTTTCAACACTAATTAGTTTAAATGAAGcgtttaagggaaaaaaataagctgATTTTCATTGTCCTCTAAGTCCATTAATCAAGACATGTTCAAATGTTGCTTTAGTAATAGAGGATTATGATCATCAATTAGCTACAAGCAAAAATCAATACACACTAATGATATTCATGATTTTCCAAAGTGATTTGAGAAATCTCACGTTGACTTGCCTGTGCGGTTCACACGATGATGGTactttctaaatatttatttttgtttgcgcACAAATGGTATCActtaaggagagtgtgtgtttttatccgGAAACGTTCACTTAACATAAAAGCCACAGcactttttaaacaaagaagCCTATGAGGACTGTCTAGTCATCGAATGTCCCATTTGGTTAATAAGTTATAATAACATATGACCTGTCAAGGCCTTTCAATGACAATGTCCTACATGATAACACAATAAAAGCCTGGAATGAACTTACGGATGGGTGCTGTCACTGAACTGCAGGCTAATGGCTAACGACGCTGCCACTTGAGCGAAATGGGAAATCAATATGAgcacatttcttttaaataaaacatcaccAGGGATGCTTTCCTTTTCTATTTCAACATAACAATGACCAAATAAGTCGACACGGATGACTGGTAGAGCGTGAGGCCATTCACTACAGGCTATTATAGACTTATAGCCGTGTCAATGCAATTTAATTCACACCGTACAGTCATCAGAGCTGAACAGGTATCAGGGCCGAATAATCTCTAAACAAATCCAGCCTTCTGTTTAATTAGTCCACTTACGACAGCACAACTTTTTGCATCGTGACTTCTGCTAAGTGACGAGGCAGACGGAGAAAAGTGACGTTTACCAGGTGCTGCATTTCGCCGCTTGTCCTTCACATGATGGTGGGAGTCGCGGTAATTAAAACGCTGAAAGCAAAGCGAGGCCCTTTGCACCCCAGGCTTTAGTCGCGGGGTCACCCGCCTGTAGATTCCAATTTGTGCCCCATTTGTATTCATGACAGGAGCGTGCTAAATATTTAACAGCAGTCCAGTTGGCGTTGGCTTTTGCGTCGTCGGGCTTGGAGGTCAAATAATTTGATTTTCGTGCAGATTAACGTGAGCATCAATGTCCACTGCCTTTTGCCCACCCACATATGAAACCTTGCATTCTTCTGTGcaattaaattatattcaaCCAAAACAAgatgcattaattaataatatttgtattaacATAACGGGATTCAACAGTTTCCAGTTAAAATGAATAAGGAGGcattaatttaacaaaacacTCAGAATAAATAGTTAATTTACACAccacaaatgaatgaaaatactgGCAAATCTAACACCAAAGTCTCTAATTAAAGCCGCGGTGAGGAATTCGATTGCATTTGTGGCTATACATCTTCCCTGTGACAAACAGACTGGGTGCTCTGaatatctgtttctctctctccgtgcAGCTTAGACCTTTCCTTTGGCAGGAAGAGCCTCATGATCGACAACAGAGCTTGTTAGAGAGAGATGAGGTGTTAATAGGTACAGGGGGCGGGAGAGGAGACTGTGTGCCTCTGCTTGCGtgcacgtgtgtatgtgtgtgtgtgttgaaggttGGGGGCAAATCCCTCGTGAATATTTTAATGACCAGATAATGCTGGAACACAGGCACACAGAGACAGTTACACACTGGCGCCCGTGACCCAGCCGACACACAGCGTAATTAAGAAACAGTTTTCCCCTTTTGCAAGGCAAAAGAGCAGGCCACAGTGTATCTGGCTCTAATGATACGGGTTAAAAGCTATTATACGCCTCATTAAAATATATGATCTCGTGATTAGACCGTGATGGGCGACAGGCTCGTGTCTTATTCCAACTCTTGACAACATTCAGCACTGGGCCACAAACAAGGCTGCATGTAGTAGAAACAAGGATGATTGAAACACAAAGgcaaacacacattacacacacacattacacacacacacacacacacacacacacacacacacatatatatatatatatatatatatatatatatatatatatatatatatatatatgcacacaaaaTCAATATGTGAGGGTAGTCTCATAACTTCTGAGAGCGAGAGACAGGGCCGTTAAGGGTTTGACACTAATTTCCATACTGACTACATGATGAAGAGATAGTTTTAACTCTGCAGAATATGCAAAATATGATATATTTAACAATCTAACCAGAATATAGTTGGATGAAGTGAAGTCGGCAATGCGCATAATTAGAGCCAAACACAATGCTGCTgaaatcataaagactgtccggtgctcatcccaggactgcTATTCACAGTTTTTctttacagtatacagctgtagaagtgtaataatttataatctcactatccggGGTCAGCCAGAAGAGGACACATCCCTTTTGAGTTGGGTTACTGTCAAGGTTTCCTCCTCATGCCttctcagggttttttttttccttgccactgtcatctctggcttgctcattagtaatcaaaatctacatctggatatCTAAAAAGCTGCATTGCGACAATGTCAATTATTCAAAATGTTGtacgaataaaattgaattgaatataacTGAACATAAACAAAATAGTAAAAGGAAGCATCAAGTTACAATACCTTCAAATTACCCCACATTCCTGCACAGGCTCCCTCGCTACAGCAAAACCATCAGCTTTAAAACTAAATTTGCCAAAAGTTATTGATGAAAACCTAGAGAGAAGAACAAACAAGCACTCAGCACTGCTTCTATGTTTGTGGGTTTGACTTTCAAGCGCGGCGTGGCCTTTGACATTGAGGCTAAAATCCCTTTCAAGCTCCAATAGAAAGTAGTTATGTTTAAACGACGAGCAGAAGGTGAAGTATTGATCTTCGCTGGGAGAAGTGGCCTCCTTGTTGAGAAAAGGTCAAAGCACGAAGCGCTGTTCTAATAGCGCAAACATTTCCACACTTGCAAGAATCAAACGCATCTTTTTTCGATCCGTGGCTGTCCGACAGAAGTGTTCTCAGAGGAGTGGGAGGCGCGCTTTCCtctcattttgttcatttccaCAGCTTGGCTGCAACTTTCTTGTTGTGTTGAACTCTACCAGCCCCTGAGGGATGAGTGGGTAGACCCTGTTGGACCAGAAGAACATAATGGCCGTCTTGGCCGAACAGTTTTGAAACTTCCAGGTCGTTGGAAGTGGAGGCTGCTTGTCGCTTTGATGAGGCACTATTTCTGTCCTTGATAAAGGTGAGAGAATGGGTGAGCCTTCCAGCGCTAAGCAGGATGAATGTATTGTTCttaaaaaaggaagagaaatgaaagagcACTGAGCAGAGGAGTAGGGAGGAAGTCGATTCATTCCAAAAGACGATTACAGCGTGAACTCTGCTTAAGAAACCTGCATGACTGGGACCCTTGTACTGTAGCCTGTGGCTAAACACTTATTTAACAGTTTGGTAATGTTTCAACTAATAAAGAGGATGAGAGAAATGGAGAACTCACAGCGGTGTAGTGTTCTTTTCATTTAATAGAAACATCATTCCAATTTGATAAACActcattacaaataaaattaacaagCAATAGTATCACAAACCACTCTGATTATGCTAATAAATTCTGATGTTATTCAGGGAGTAAGAACAATGTGCAGGGTGTCCTCTATTATCGTATTCAGCAGGGATCCTGATGAATAGATTTATCACAGTAGACTTGGCTTCAATACTACAGTGTGACAGTTGTGGTGGACATAATGTACAAAGCAAAGTTTTAGAAAATTTGAAACCAGTTAAACTTTCTCACAATTTGCAAAACGCCATTAGATCTTTTATCTAAGTCCTGAGAACTCATCCCTGtagtaactgaatatgaatacagtaTTTGGAATGATCAGATAACGTGTTATAATCAGATTCAGATGCACCATTTGgctttttacagaaagaagagaCCTCTGCTCACGCTTCGAAGTTCCCAAAAGCTAACTAAAAATTAACTGCTACTAGAAGCTAATTCCTTCCTAGCAAAATATACAACAAATAATGCCACTCTCAATCAAGATTGATGCTACAGTATGCGTCAATCACGGCATGCAAGTGCAGTCACTCGGAGTTGCTGTAATTTTTTCATTGAGCAGAAAGGATGGAATAGCTGCTGTTGACAGAGCAACGCTACTCACCTAAGGGAATATGTAAGGTCATGTAAGCAATATTGAACAATTTATCATTCCAACAGAGCCATtcctttaataataatgattgtaGGATCACATGAAACCAGACTTTATAACCCGCAGAAGTAGGAGTGACATTCTACTTCTATTATTACTCATTTTAGCTATTATGATTACATAATTTAATCGGCTACAAATCACCTTAGAGATAGGTAAGGTTTTACAGACCAACTTCGTGTCTACCCAAGCCAGTGTTAGGAATATCTACCATTGTGCTTATTGAACATTAACACTAGCCTGCAAAATTTTTAACTTTACTTGCCAATCACACTTGATTCAAGATTTCCCTTAATGTCCAGGTTTATTAATTGCATTAGAGTAGGAATGTCACAACAAAGCCACTCCTGAACTGTAGACTTACAAGGTGACAGATTTGCACCCTTGACCTTGAGGTACAATGTTTTTGTGATATTTAGGACATTTAGACACTATCCATGTCATCCAGAAGGGGATGGGTTctctttgagtctggttcctggTTGCCTCAGGGAGTTTCTCCTTGCCACACttacctctggcttgctcattagggatcacatttagatttctgtaaagctgctttgtgatgatgtctattgttaaatgtgctatacaaataaaataaaagaactgGATGGAAAACTCCATACTCTACATGTATGTAATTTCCTAACCAAACCCTGCTGCCAGCTTgcataaattacaaaaagtatTTGAAGGGCAATTACCGGTTGTGCAGAATGCAAACACAATATGCGTATAGTATGCATACAGAAAAAGACACAGTGCCAGCTGCATTGTCTTGCCTGGAGCAGCTATTCAAAAGCCTTCTCTAGACCAGGTCACGTGGAGATTTGGTGAAAGACCTTCAGCTCTTTTTGGGCCTCTGTGCTATGTTGCTTGGTCAGGAATTTTCACAATAGGCACCACATGGTTTCTGGGTTTGGGTTGGGTATAAAAGGGAGGGGTTACACCTGGTACAGTATCAGCTCACCAGTTGGAAGTCACATAGACCAACAAGGCTATCCATCTCATCACCACCATGGCCAGGGTAAGCACAGTATCTTACACAAATATTAGAAAATGAATGCGCATATTGTGGTTTAAACACACTTCTATTCTTGCACATAACTACTTGAACCTTTTTGCCCAAACAGGTCATCTTCTACGAGGACAGGAACTTCATGGGCCGCTCTTATGAGTGCAGCAGTGACTTTTCCGACATGTCCCCCTACCTGAGCCGCTGCCACTCCTGCAGGGTGGAGAGCGGCTGCTGGATGGTGTACGATCACCCCAACTTCATGGGAAACCAGTACTTCATCAGGAGGGGCGAGTACCCCGACTACATGAACATGTGGGGCTGGGGCAACAACTGGATCAGGTCCTGCCGCATGATCCCCATGGTATGCTGATCATTTCATAGCATGCTAACGAACTACAATAACTGCCTCAGTTAGCTATGCATAAATGTTATcataatattataaatgttcattttcaaaTGGCTTGTATCTTCCTCAAAACAGTACAGGGGCCCCTACAGAATGAAGATCTATGAGAGGGACAACTTCATGGGTCAGATGACGGAGCTGAGCGACGACTGCGACTCCGTCATGGATCGCTACCGCTGGTCCAGTGGAAGCCACTCGTGCCACGTGATGGATGGCCACTGGCTCATGTATGAGCATCCTCACTACAGAGGCAGGATGTGGTACTTCAGGCCCGGAGAGTACCGCAGCTTCAGGGACTACGGCAACATGAACTTCATGAGCATGAGACGCATCATGGATTCCtggtattaaataaaaaatcctggTGTAATTGTTTACACCATAAGAAAATCGCAAGCaattctgaataaaaatgtcaaaggAATAAATAAGCAgtttgtcttcttttttgtGTCAAACTCAGGTGCAACACACCattattctaaaatgtttcCTCTTTACTAATGTCAAGGCTAAACACAGAAAGTTCCTTAACGTAAATATGTGATGAACGTGTTGCCAGGTTTTGTCTTGAACACCAAGCTGTTGTGTAAAAAATTTGCTATACACCCTTGACACAGTATACATGAACACTATTCGTACTATTCAAAagccagggtggtgtgatggagtaACTGCTCCCACACAGAAGTTGCTTATTttcataacagcacatcctcttagggtgttttattcttcttataccacagcaatttccaatgattacaattttgaaTTTACTAAAGAACTTTATGGGATGTTCCCCAATTTCACACTAATTAGGTTGCCATTTCCCACACACCAGCCAGCTCTCACCCTGACCCTGGGGAGAGTCGTGCTTCCTTCCAGATGCGTGAAGCATAACTCACGTGGAGAAAagtgctatccaccctcttccacatacatgacgcacgattggctagtgtcactgtgattgacagtagAAAGAAGTCAGCCCCTCCTACTCAGAGATCACGGCTTATTTTCTCACATGGCTCCCAGCGATGCATGGCTGTGGTATTGTCTGAATTTGAACTCACGATCTCGCAATGATAAGGCGAACGCTTTTCTGTCGCGCCACTCGGGAGTCTCAAAAAGATGATAACGTTGTCGTATTGTGAAATGTTCATATTGCTCACCCTTATTTGTTAACACCCAGAAATAAACCCAATTTTCAGTACAGTAAAGCAGTTATTCAAGCCATACCCCTGTAACACTAACATTACTGAATGCAAGTATTACATTGTTATAGAGAATTTAAGCATTCCTCTGCTGCGAATTATGTTAGCGAGTTATTAGTTTCTGAGTCTCCATAAACTCATGTTTGTGTAGGCTGTGTTGTGCTATTTTACTCAATGTCCTACAGCAAATAAGCAGCCAGTAATATAATGGATGAAGAGAAAAGCCGGCGCTTAATACATCCCATGGTAATTcacaatagcaaaaaaaaaaaaggcacagtaAAGAGAGGATGATTAATTCATTTCTTGGCAAAAGGTCGAACTACAGGTCTCCCCCCCCCACATACAGATAAACAGGATATAGGGGGCTTATCAGACATGAATTAATTTAAGCGCAGCATAAACACGAGTGTGAGGATCAATATCTGACAACTAAGCACATACTTAGACCCCTATTAGATCTAACCAGAGATCTGATTAAAACCTCATAGATATGAGTCAGATTTTCAATCCTAGACACACATAAGCCATGCACTTAGACCTCTGGATTATCATGTaggccctacacacacacacacctccatacatattcagaaacatgcacacagcaGAAGCGGATGATAATCAGGCCATCACAgatttcattttctcattcagTGATGCCCTACACCACACCCGGACTTAATTTCATTATGGAATCTGAAGGCTTTTATTGCACCTATCACGTTTTGGTGCTCTCCTGCAAATTGCTCCTGACttcatttgaatgtgtgtgttgagacGATGAGGAGGGGAGACGTGGAATATTTACTATCTGCACAACCCAGCACTTTCTCctaataaaatctgttttacgCATGTATTTCTGATGCAGTTGTGACAGAGTGGTTCCATACTGATCGGAAATATTTATCTTCCCACTATAAACTACTACTACTCTCTTTATCTCTATTGGACTAACCCGTGTCCTTTACGAGATCCAATAACCCCTGAGACTGCAGGTCTTATATAACAACAAATATAATGTATTCCCGTACGGATACTTGTGGTCGGGGGTTTACATTTTGTTGCCTGTTCACTACCTACAGTAAATCCTTAATTTGGAGAATATCTGGTGCTTCACAAATGCTGTTTGAATCAAACCTCAGAGCATTTTCCCCTCAGCGTGGTCTGTTTAAGCACTGAACACAGGAACGACACTCGAGTGTGGACCAAAGCAACCGGTCCGAGAGCATCTGAGTGCTCTGCTTCAGTGTGAACTCTAGTGCTGTTCAGTTGAGAAAgtgatttgactctgaatcgacctgactgcaggaagtgaatcaaacctCATGTACTTTAAATTGGGCTacaagctgctaaactgagccacgAGGTGCAAATtaagccaaaggacagagctgtagcactgcaggAATTCAATGTGTGTATTCTAGATATCTGGCCtgacaaacaaaaactaaaaaaataaatgctgcatgTGATGCATGAAGCATTATTTAGATAATTACTGAATCATTTACTGAGTGCTGGCTCACTGTTCTCCATGCTTgggtgatttttatgatttctgtgTGCACTCTGCAAAGGCTTGTTTACCTTTCTGAC
The genomic region above belongs to Pangasianodon hypophthalmus isolate fPanHyp1 chromosome 21, fPanHyp1.pri, whole genome shotgun sequence and contains:
- the LOC113543227 gene encoding gamma-crystallin M2; the encoded protein is MARVIFYEDRNFMGRSYECSSDFSDMSPYLSRCHSCRVESGCWMVYDHPNFMGNQYFIRRGEYPDYMNMWGWGNNWIRSCRMIPMYRGPYRMKIYERDNFMGQMTELSDDCDSVMDRYRWSSGSHSCHVMDGHWLMYEHPHYRGRMWYFRPGEYRSFRDYGNMNFMSMRRIMDSWY